Within Candidatus Neomarinimicrobiota bacterium, the genomic segment TTTCCGCCAAGGAGATCACCTTTAACCACAACATGATGGATCTTGAAGCTGAAGGCCTGCCCAGCATCATGCTCCAGGATACGGTTCAGGATAAATTTGATCTGAGTATGGATTTTGCCTATCTGGTTTCGGAAAGTGTTGAGGAATCGAGAGCCGTTAGAAACAAAGCCAAAGACTTGCCTTCGGTTGCAACTGTGGACGATATTTCAACCTTTCTACCATCAGAAGCGCAACAGGCCAGACGAATTCCATACATCACAGAAATCAGAAACCTCATGGCCGAAACACAAATATCCGTCTTGTCAGATCAAGATGTAGCGTTAGTCCATCAGGAGGTCGAGCGGTTGGAAATGAATATTATGGAGTTCCAAACCATGGCATTTCTAGGTGGCCAGGACAAGGTCTATTCCCGTTGTACAGAGATCGTTGGGAGCGTAGAAGAGCCTCCAGGTAATACCATCTTCAGTCGGCTATACGATTTACTGGCTAAGGAAAAAGGGATCCTGGCAGAACGACTCAATGTTTTTCAGGATAGTTATGCTGACTACTTCACTGCCAGCGTACTTAAAATGACCAATACAACACCCATAACCCTGGAATCTCTGCCGGAATCTATTGTTGATCGCTATGCCAGTAAGGATAGATCATTGTTCCTCACAACCGTCTTGCCTTCGGGTAATATCTGGCAGAACAGACTTTTCCTGGATCAGTTTGGTCGTGAGCTAGAATCGATTAGCAAGCGCAGTACCGGGATGCCGCCTATCATGCGTGCTTTGTTCGATATCATTGCCCGGGATGGACGAAATGCCGCAATGCTAACCCTTGTGTTGGTGTTTGTTATTCTCTTGATCGATTTCAGAAGCTTTAAATATGCCTTTATTGCCATGTTGCCTCTGGCCATTGGCGCTGTCTGGATGATCGGATTGATGCAAGTTTTCGGCTTCCAGCTAGACATGATGAACGTGATGGCCCTGCCCTTGATCTTGGGAATTGGTATAGATGACGGGGTACATGTTGTTCATCGCTGGCGAATTGAGGGTCCACGGTCAGCCCACCTTGTGTTTTCCAGCACGGGGAAAGCCGTCCTGTTAACATCTCTCACAACCATGTTGGCCTTCGGGTCCATGATGTTCTCCCCCTTCCGTGGATATGCCAGCCTGTCTTACGCCCTGATCTTTGGGGTCGGTGCGTGTTTTCTAACCACAATTATCGTATTACCAGCTTTTATGGGTTTAATTGATCGAGTCAAGACAAAATAGACTTTACCAAAAACAATATCGAGTTCAGCCACTGAAAAGTGACTGAACTCAAAACAGGAATAGTTCATACTTGTGTCTCTTCATTAAACAAAAGTCAGGAATACTCTCTTTTGAATTTTGACAAAGCTTATGTGATCAGTCTTAAGCAAAACCCTAAACGTCGGAAACATTTCTACAGGTTTGCCAAACGAGCTCAGCTTGATGTAGAATGGTTCCCGGCTATCTATGGGTTAGATGTTGATATAACAGATTATCACCGTCGCGGCTATCTTTCAAATGATTTTGAGTTGAGAATGGCCGGCAGTTTGGGAACGCTCCTCAGCCATATACATGTTTGGGAAAAGATCGCTGCAGATCCTGATTGTAAAGTGGGCTTGGTCTTTGAAGATGATGCCATCATAAAGCGCAAATTCATGAACAAACTGGAAAAGATCGCTCTGGATCAGCTCCCTGGCGATTGGGATATGTTTTGGCTGGGCTGGCACAAGCTGGATTGCAAACCCATAAACGAGCTGGTTGGCTCTCCGCGGATGAACACTAAAAAACGAAGCGTCAACTCCGGGCATTTTGCCTACTTAATTAAATCATCCAGTGTGGAAAAAATGAAAGCGCTGCTCCTGCCCTACAATAATCGTAATTCAAAGGATGTAATTCTTAGGAAGAAATTCGATCAATTCAAAGCGTACTTTCTTTTTGATAAGATCGCCACAACGCCTCTTATCGGGTTTGATTCCACCCGGAAAAACATCAATGACCCAGACCGGATAAAAAACCGGCCCATCAAACTTCTGATACAGAAACTTCGTCAGAAGATCCTGGGGTGATATTGTTCCATTATTTGATTGGGTTCGAAACCGCGGTGAATATTTTGTCCCCTGACAATAATGAATTTACCAATAAAGGACCCATCAAATGTCACAACAATGGAACACACCACCAAAATTAAAAATCGATACTGATAAAAACTATACGGCAGAGATCGTAACCAACAGGGGCAGTATGACTTTGAAGCTTTTTGCCGAACACGCACCGAAGACAGTCAATAATTTTATATTCCTTGCCAGAGAAGGGTATTATGATGATGTGAAATTTCATCGTGTTATTGATGATTTCATGGTACAGGGTGGCGACCCAACGGGCACGGGTATGGGTGGACCGGGCTATCAATTTGAAGATGAATTTGCCAATAATCCCTTGCGTCACATCGACAATGTAATTTCCATGGCCAATGCAGGCCCAGGTACTAACGGCAGTCAATTCTTTATCACCCACGGCTCAACTCCTCATCTCGATGGCCGCCACACAGTTTTTGGTAAGCTTACAGCTGGTCTTGACGTATTGAACAGCATCCGCCAGGATGATGTCATGGAAAAAGTGATCATAACTGAAGGTTAATACCATTTATGGATCAACCCATGCGCTGACAGAACCGGAAAAATTCCGTCGTTCTTGATCAAGTCACAATTTAAGGTTCGTACCGACTGACTGCCCGTAAGCCCCATTTTAAGGGCAACCAGGTGTAGAGTGTTGTCAGAACCACTATAGCTCCTACGGTAGCGCCAATGATCATGTTTGATCCGTTTGATTGGTACAGATTGATCACCAGGATCAATGCGGTTACCGAAAAACCCACATAGATCAGACTAAGCATCACAGTAATGATGCCCCCATAGCCGCTGCTGATCTTCATGGGATTACTCTCGTTAAACTGAGCGTAAACCGCACCTAATCCAAGGGATAAACTAATCAACGCCAGACTGGTCATCAGTAAAAACCCACTGGACAGGATAGACACCTCCATCTGCTGATCCAAAAAGAAATTTGAAACCAGAGCCACCACCTCAGTTGTGGTGAAAAGGACAAAAAAGGCAACCCAGAATTTTTCAATAAATAGACGCTTCATGGAAAATGGCGACATTTGCAGTATCCAGAGGCTCCGCCCCTCCATACTGATCATGGGATAAACAAAACGAGCGGTGAGGGCGGCCAGGATGAACCCGGTAAAACCAAAATTAAAGATGTAGACCGTGGTTCGCCAAAATGATGGTAGTTCTGAAAAATGTATTTTTCCTCGGGAGAGATTGATCAGGTAAATTGCTATAAAAAAGCCCATCATCAAAAACTGAACCCATTGCTGGGGGGTTCGTAAGAACTGAATGATATCTTTTGATATCATTGCTTTTGTTGGACTGCGGATTCCCGGCCAATCTAGGGTAAACACTCGGCTTAGAGCCTTCTTCTTTTCTTTTTTTCCCTGTGTTTCCATGATCTGATAACTGGCAAAGTAGGTCTTTCCAGCAACCCAACTAATGATTTCCCAACCCAGGGCAGCGGTGCTCACAAACAAAGCTGAAAAGAAGAGACGTTCCGTCCAGAGCACACTTCCGCTTCCCTGAAAAAGCTCACTTAACCAAAAACTGGGAATAAACGGAAAGGGCTGATGGGATAAATTTGATAGATATCGTCCCAGGGCTCGAAAGTTACCCATATTGCCCGTCAGGATAGTGTTCTGTTGACCAACACTGAAATACAGGTAAAACAATCCTGTGAACAGCAAACCCAGCAAAACAAAGATGGTCCGCATCTTCCAAAAGCGTGAGAGCCAAACCAGGAAAAGCAGAAGCAGTCCAGCGGAGACCGTGGCAATAAACAA encodes:
- a CDS encoding peptidylprolyl isomerase, with protein sequence MSQQWNTPPKLKIDTDKNYTAEIVTNRGSMTLKLFAEHAPKTVNNFIFLAREGYYDDVKFHRVIDDFMVQGGDPTGTGMGGPGYQFEDEFANNPLRHIDNVISMANAGPGTNGSQFFITHGSTPHLDGRHTVFGKLTAGLDVLNSIRQDDVMEKVIITEG
- a CDS encoding glycosyltransferase family 25 protein, translating into MNFDKAYVISLKQNPKRRKHFYRFAKRAQLDVEWFPAIYGLDVDITDYHRRGYLSNDFELRMAGSLGTLLSHIHVWEKIAADPDCKVGLVFEDDAIIKRKFMNKLEKIALDQLPGDWDMFWLGWHKLDCKPINELVGSPRMNTKKRSVNSGHFAYLIKSSSVEKMKALLLPYNNRNSKDVILRKKFDQFKAYFLFDKIATTPLIGFDSTRKNINDPDRIKNRPIKLLIQKLRQKILG